The following are encoded in a window of Gramella sp. MT6 genomic DNA:
- a CDS encoding efflux RND transporter permease subunit produces MLNKSIKYLIENKLVTFILLAVIVGWGIMNSPFNWETGILPNDPVAVDAIPDIGENQQIIFTEWPGRSPQDIEDQITYPLTTSLLGIPGVKTIRSSSMFGFSSIYIIFEEDVEFYWSRSRILEKLNSLPENLLPEGVSPTLGPDATGLGQIFWYTLEGRDKDGNVTGGWDLQELRSIQDYYVKYALSGASGVSEVASIGGYVQQYQIDVKPELMRQYGIGLDQVVMAVKQSNREIGAQTLEINQAEYLVRGLGYVKSVEDIENAVVTSEDYASIKIKDIANVSMGPASRRGILDKEGAEVVGGVVVARYGANPLEVINNVKAEIAEISSGLPSKTLSDGTESQLTIVPFYDRTELIQETLETLNEALTMEILITILVIIIMVFNLRASILISGLLPVAVLMVFISMKIFDVAANIVALSGIAIAIGTMVDMGIILSENIIRHLDMKDKRPINQLVYEATAEVSGAIVTAVLTTIISFIPVFTMVGAEGKLFRPLAFTKTMALTASILVALFLIPPIAAILFKKRNFRKGTSYIFPVLLILTGIAAIFFGYWIGLALIGFGAIDFLMKFDKIDEKQSKLFKIIISVATIVMLLSVYWRPLGLQNSIFLNLFFVSVITFGLLAVFYLFKRYYVRILTWTLENKLLFLAIPTAIIVLGFFIMKNTGKEFMPSLNEGSFLLMPTSLPHSGVEENKRVLQQLDMAVASLPEVETVVGKAGRTESALDPAPLSMYENIIQYKTEFMENEDGEKQEYRVNEDGLFILKNGKLAANPNSEVDNLEQYKDSLVNNPLKLNPSQLIPDDDGEYFRNWRPEIKTPDDIWNEIARVTKLPGVTSAPKLQPIETRLIMLQTGMRAPMGIKVQGQDLKQIQDFGMKLEDILKEAEGVKDEAVFADRIVGKPYLLIDIKRESLARYGISIDDVQQILQVAVGGMQLSQTVEGRERYGIRVRYPRELRGSPQDIKDIYVPVEGGSPVPLGQLVDIRYEQGPQVIKSENTFLTGYVLFDKLDGFAEVNVVENAQELIQEKIDSGELKVPAGIKYRFTGSYENQIRAEKTLSLVVPLSLLIIFLILYFQFKSVSTSLMVFAGIAVAFGGGFMMIWLYGQGWFMDFSLFGENIRQLFQIKTINLSVAVWVGFIALFGIATDDGVVMATYLTQTFEANSPDNKKEIRQSVIEAGKMRIRPCLMTTATTILALLPILTSTGRGSDIMIPMAIPAFGGMLIALITLFVVPVLFSWRKESQLKVKSEKLKVNNR; encoded by the coding sequence ATGCTGAATAAAAGCATCAAATATTTAATCGAGAACAAACTGGTCACCTTTATATTACTAGCGGTGATCGTTGGTTGGGGGATCATGAACTCACCTTTCAACTGGGAAACCGGCATATTGCCAAATGATCCCGTGGCGGTAGATGCTATCCCCGACATTGGTGAAAATCAACAGATCATTTTTACCGAATGGCCTGGCCGCTCTCCACAGGATATTGAAGATCAGATCACTTATCCTTTAACCACGAGTTTACTTGGTATTCCGGGAGTGAAAACCATTCGTAGTTCTTCTATGTTCGGTTTTTCCAGTATCTATATCATTTTTGAAGAAGATGTAGAATTCTACTGGAGCCGTAGTCGTATTCTTGAAAAGCTTAATTCTTTACCCGAAAACCTTTTACCCGAAGGCGTGAGCCCAACCCTGGGACCTGATGCTACAGGTCTTGGACAGATATTCTGGTATACTCTGGAAGGTCGGGATAAAGATGGAAATGTTACCGGTGGATGGGACCTGCAGGAATTGCGGAGTATTCAGGATTACTATGTAAAATATGCACTATCCGGAGCAAGTGGGGTTTCAGAAGTGGCGAGTATTGGTGGATATGTTCAGCAATATCAGATCGATGTGAAACCTGAACTAATGCGCCAATACGGAATTGGCCTGGATCAGGTTGTGATGGCGGTCAAGCAAAGTAATCGGGAAATAGGCGCGCAAACTCTGGAGATCAACCAGGCAGAATATCTGGTTCGAGGTCTGGGTTACGTCAAATCTGTGGAAGACATCGAAAATGCAGTGGTGACTTCAGAAGATTATGCTTCTATAAAGATCAAGGACATTGCTAACGTCTCTATGGGACCTGCTTCGCGCCGTGGGATCCTGGACAAGGAAGGTGCTGAGGTTGTTGGAGGGGTTGTGGTTGCCCGTTACGGTGCCAATCCTTTGGAGGTGATCAATAATGTAAAGGCTGAAATTGCTGAAATAAGTTCCGGTCTTCCTTCAAAAACCCTAAGCGATGGTACCGAATCCCAACTTACAATTGTTCCTTTTTATGACAGGACAGAGCTTATCCAGGAAACTCTTGAAACTTTGAACGAAGCCCTTACGATGGAAATTTTGATCACTATTCTGGTCATTATTATTATGGTATTCAATTTAAGGGCCTCCATTCTAATTTCCGGATTACTGCCCGTGGCTGTTCTTATGGTGTTCATTTCGATGAAGATCTTTGACGTAGCGGCGAATATTGTAGCTCTTTCCGGTATTGCGATTGCTATTGGGACCATGGTGGATATGGGAATTATCCTGTCTGAAAATATCATCAGGCATCTGGATATGAAAGATAAACGGCCCATTAATCAATTGGTCTATGAAGCCACAGCTGAAGTTTCTGGAGCGATCGTAACCGCGGTATTAACTACCATTATTAGCTTTATTCCTGTTTTCACTATGGTAGGAGCAGAAGGGAAGTTATTCCGACCTCTGGCTTTTACCAAGACCATGGCACTTACCGCTTCAATTTTGGTAGCCTTATTTCTAATTCCACCCATAGCAGCAATTTTATTCAAAAAACGAAATTTCAGAAAAGGAACGAGCTATATATTCCCTGTATTATTGATCCTTACAGGAATCGCAGCAATTTTCTTCGGATACTGGATAGGTCTCGCCTTAATTGGTTTTGGAGCGATAGACTTCCTCATGAAATTCGATAAGATTGATGAAAAGCAAAGTAAATTGTTCAAGATCATCATTTCAGTAGCAACAATCGTAATGCTGCTATCTGTATACTGGAGGCCTCTGGGACTTCAAAACAGTATTTTTTTGAATCTTTTTTTCGTTTCAGTGATCACCTTTGGACTATTGGCGGTCTTTTACCTTTTCAAAAGATATTATGTTAGAATTCTAACATGGACCCTGGAAAATAAATTACTTTTCCTGGCTATTCCTACCGCAATTATCGTCCTTGGCTTCTTTATAATGAAAAATACTGGTAAGGAATTCATGCCTTCCTTAAACGAAGGATCCTTTCTCTTAATGCCTACTTCTTTACCCCATTCTGGAGTGGAGGAGAACAAAAGGGTTTTACAACAGTTAGATATGGCTGTGGCGAGTTTGCCAGAGGTGGAAACCGTGGTGGGTAAAGCGGGTAGAACCGAATCTGCTCTGGATCCGGCACCGCTATCCATGTACGAAAACATAATTCAGTATAAGACTGAATTTATGGAGAATGAAGATGGAGAAAAACAGGAATACCGTGTTAATGAAGATGGTTTGTTTATTCTGAAAAACGGGAAACTTGCTGCCAATCCAAATTCAGAAGTAGATAATTTAGAGCAGTACAAGGATTCTTTGGTAAATAATCCATTGAAATTAAATCCTTCCCAACTTATTCCTGATGATGATGGTGAATATTTCAGGAATTGGAGACCTGAGATCAAAACTCCTGATGATATCTGGAATGAGATCGCCAGGGTTACAAAGCTTCCGGGAGTAACATCTGCACCTAAATTACAGCCTATTGAAACGCGCCTTATCATGTTGCAAACTGGGATGAGAGCGCCAATGGGAATCAAGGTCCAGGGTCAGGACCTGAAGCAGATCCAGGATTTTGGGATGAAGCTTGAAGATATTCTAAAGGAGGCTGAGGGAGTTAAAGATGAAGCTGTTTTTGCCGATAGGATCGTAGGTAAACCTTATTTACTAATCGATATAAAAAGGGAGAGCCTTGCTCGTTACGGGATCTCAATTGATGATGTTCAACAAATATTGCAGGTCGCTGTTGGTGGAATGCAGTTGAGCCAGACGGTTGAGGGAAGAGAACGATATGGTATTCGTGTAAGGTATCCAAGAGAACTTCGTGGAAGCCCGCAGGATATCAAGGATATTTATGTTCCGGTAGAAGGCGGTTCACCAGTTCCTCTAGGCCAATTGGTAGACATTAGATATGAGCAGGGACCTCAGGTTATAAAAAGTGAGAATACATTCTTGACCGGATATGTGCTGTTCGATAAACTGGATGGTTTTGCTGAGGTTAATGTGGTTGAGAATGCCCAGGAATTAATTCAGGAAAAAATAGATTCCGGAGAACTAAAAGTCCCGGCTGGTATCAAATATCGATTTACAGGAAGTTATGAGAACCAGATCAGGGCTGAGAAAACACTCTCCCTGGTAGTCCCATTGTCTTTATTGATCATTTTCCTGATCCTTTACTTTCAGTTTAAATCAGTCTCAACATCATTAATGGTATTTGCCGGAATCGCGGTTGCCTTTGGTGGAGGATTTATGATGATCTGGCTGTATGGCCAGGGTTGGTTTATGGATTTCAGCCTTTTCGGAGAGAATATCAGGCAACTGTTTCAGATCAAAACGATCAATTTAAGTGTCGCCGTCTGGGTTGGATTTATTGCGCTTTTTGGTATTGCTACAGATGATGGCGTTGTGATGGCTACTTATCTTACTCAAACTTTCGAAGCTAATTCTCCCGATAATAAAAAGGAGATAAGACAATCTGTGATCGAAGCTGGTAAAATGCGTATTAGGCCATGTTTAATGACCACAGCTACCACTATACTTGCTTTACTGCCAATTCTAACTTCAACGGGAAGAGGTAGTGATATTATGATCCCGATGGCTATTCCTGCCTTTGGTGGAATGCTTATCGCCCTGATCACTTTATTCGTGGTACCCGTATTGTTTAGCTGGAGGAAGGAAAGTCAGTTGAAAGTTAAAAGTGAAAAACTAAAAGTGAATAATCGATAA
- a CDS encoding four helix bundle protein: MGVSILRDKSYSFALLVIQRYKSIVNEKKEFVLSKQVLRSGTAIGALIREAEFAESKKDFIHKMSIALKEANETIYWLDLLKDSEFIEHTVYAGLHSNCKELVAMLVSTIKTAKSKI; the protein is encoded by the coding sequence ATGGGAGTAAGTATTTTAAGAGATAAAAGTTATTCGTTTGCCCTTTTAGTTATTCAGAGGTATAAATCCATTGTTAATGAGAAGAAGGAATTTGTCTTAAGCAAGCAGGTTTTGAGAAGTGGGACGGCTATAGGAGCCCTAATTCGGGAGGCAGAGTTTGCCGAAAGTAAAAAGGACTTTATACATAAAATGAGTATCGCTTTAAAAGAAGCAAATGAGACTATTTATTGGTTGGATTTATTGAAAGATTCAGAGTTTATAGAGCATACGGTCTATGCAGGACTTCATAGTAATTGTAAGGAGCTAGTTGCAATGCTGGTGAGTACCATAAAAACAGCCAAGTCTAAAATTTAA
- a CDS encoding TolC family protein, which produces MKSSKIEIIEVHQFGGFKSKHLEKHLILLCVFSFSLFTFHSVNAQNLDTYQNQALQNNPEIQSMNSSVEIARERINEVNSIPDTEFGFGYFVSEPETRTGPQKLRVSVKQMLPWFGTIDSRKEYAGYMVSVEEADLEIARRKLRLNVSQLYYEIYELQEKVEVLEENIQLLEIYRTMALNSVEVGKASAVEVLRLKMRQNDLVEKKKNLQLNIEVKETEFNNLLNINDDAEILVQDTLLIPIESSENINLSIHPELQKFDRFAESIEASEQVNLQEAAPKLGLGVDYISVQERTDMNFSDNGKDILMPMLSISVPIFNKKYRSVTKQNELRQEQISSNRNLRLNELESSLRSALNERASARIKFEAQADNLGQAKDAEDLLLKQYETGTIDFDDVLDIQEIQLQIQMNLIEAVSTWFKKDAIVEYLTVNNL; this is translated from the coding sequence ATGAAAAGTTCAAAAATAGAAATTATTGAGGTTCATCAGTTTGGAGGGTTTAAAAGTAAACACTTAGAAAAACACTTGATTTTATTATGTGTTTTTAGTTTTTCACTTTTCACTTTTCATTCAGTAAATGCTCAAAACCTTGATACATACCAAAACCAGGCCCTACAGAATAATCCTGAAATTCAGTCTATGAACTCTTCTGTAGAAATCGCCAGGGAAAGGATCAACGAAGTGAATTCGATTCCAGACACAGAGTTTGGTTTTGGATATTTTGTAAGTGAACCTGAAACCAGAACAGGTCCGCAGAAATTAAGGGTTTCTGTAAAACAAATGCTGCCCTGGTTTGGTACCATAGATTCCAGAAAGGAATATGCAGGTTATATGGTGAGTGTGGAAGAAGCCGATCTTGAGATCGCCAGAAGAAAATTGCGGCTGAATGTTTCTCAATTGTATTATGAAATTTATGAATTGCAGGAAAAGGTTGAAGTCCTGGAGGAAAATATACAATTACTCGAAATCTACAGGACCATGGCTTTGAATTCTGTTGAAGTTGGAAAAGCATCTGCCGTAGAAGTTCTTCGGCTTAAGATGAGGCAAAATGACCTTGTTGAAAAGAAAAAGAATCTCCAGCTAAATATAGAAGTGAAGGAAACAGAATTCAATAATCTTCTGAATATAAATGATGATGCTGAAATACTGGTGCAGGATACTTTGCTAATACCAATTGAAAGTTCTGAGAATATAAATCTTTCTATCCATCCTGAACTACAGAAATTCGACCGTTTCGCAGAAAGCATTGAAGCTTCAGAGCAGGTGAATCTGCAGGAAGCAGCTCCAAAATTAGGATTGGGAGTGGATTACATTAGTGTTCAAGAAAGGACCGACATGAATTTTTCGGATAACGGAAAAGATATTCTTATGCCTATGCTGTCCATTTCGGTGCCGATATTCAATAAAAAATATCGCTCTGTTACTAAACAGAATGAACTTAGACAGGAACAGATATCTTCCAATAGGAACTTAAGGCTGAATGAGCTGGAAAGCAGTTTAAGATCTGCCTTAAATGAGCGTGCTTCAGCAAGGATAAAGTTTGAAGCCCAGGCCGACAATTTGGGTCAGGCGAAAGATGCTGAAGACCTGTTATTGAAACAATATGAAACCGGAACCATAGATTTTGATGATGTTCTGGATATTCAGGAAATACAATTGCAAATACAAATGAATTTAATTGAAGCGGTAAGCACCTGGTTTAAAAAGGATGCCATCGTGGAGTACCTCACCGTTAATAATTTATAA
- a CDS encoding efflux RND transporter periplasmic adaptor subunit, with protein MKKYIIYILILIAGLVLGYVIFNNNETEEAHEHQEAETEQMWTCSMHPQIMQPEPGDCPICGMDLIPAESGSQGLAANELSMTDNAMKLANIQTTVVGTGNGIDGKITLSGKIELNDDLNAAMPAHFDGRIEKLYVNTVGDRVSMGQPIASVYSPELVAAQQELITAAKLKNSQPGLYNAVRNKFRNWEISNEVLDEVERTGNVKSSFPIYSHVNGTVTQIMVEEGSHIVDGMPILKVSNLNSVWAVFDAYESQISNLDEGQTLNISVNAVPNENFKGKISFIDPILNSESRTVEVRVVINNKDNKLKPGMFAQAEVETSQVTNMETLEVPRSAVMWTGERSLVYVKTNPNEPVFEMREVTLGNSSGETYQVLSGLESGEEIVTNGTFTVDAAAQLQGKRSMMNNPENQKKQAMNMEMELPEDFQKKFVKTLDGYFELKDALVNSNAAQAMDAAKVSLKAMPEADLQGMAGAHLKKVKEMLEAISSNQNLENQRAHFVILSENMIAITANIDSIGNTIYIQHCPMANSNKGADWLSLSSEVRNPYYGDAMLTCGEVTAQID; from the coding sequence ATGAAAAAATATATAATTTATATACTGATCCTTATCGCAGGCCTGGTACTGGGATATGTTATTTTCAATAACAATGAAACTGAGGAAGCCCATGAACACCAGGAGGCTGAAACGGAACAGATGTGGACCTGTTCCATGCATCCGCAGATCATGCAGCCTGAACCTGGGGATTGCCCAATTTGTGGTATGGACCTTATACCTGCAGAAAGTGGTTCTCAAGGCCTGGCAGCGAACGAATTGAGTATGACCGATAATGCCATGAAACTTGCTAATATTCAAACCACGGTGGTAGGAACAGGTAATGGAATAGATGGTAAGATCACCCTTTCCGGAAAGATAGAGTTGAATGACGACCTTAACGCGGCAATGCCAGCTCATTTTGATGGGAGAATAGAGAAACTTTACGTGAATACCGTAGGAGACAGGGTGAGTATGGGACAACCAATTGCAAGTGTGTATTCTCCTGAACTCGTTGCAGCACAACAGGAACTGATCACGGCTGCAAAATTGAAAAATTCCCAACCGGGACTATATAACGCGGTTAGAAATAAATTCAGGAACTGGGAAATTAGTAATGAGGTTCTGGACGAGGTGGAAAGAACCGGTAATGTGAAAAGCTCTTTTCCTATCTATTCACATGTTAATGGAACCGTAACACAGATCATGGTTGAAGAAGGATCCCATATTGTAGATGGAATGCCAATTTTAAAGGTTTCAAATCTGAATTCGGTATGGGCAGTTTTCGACGCTTATGAATCCCAGATATCAAATCTTGATGAAGGACAAACGCTAAATATTTCGGTAAACGCTGTTCCCAATGAAAACTTCAAGGGAAAGATCTCCTTTATAGATCCAATTTTGAATAGTGAATCCAGAACTGTTGAAGTTAGAGTTGTGATAAATAACAAGGATAATAAACTGAAACCCGGAATGTTCGCCCAGGCAGAAGTAGAAACAAGCCAGGTTACAAACATGGAAACTCTGGAGGTTCCCAGAAGTGCAGTTATGTGGACAGGTGAACGTTCTTTGGTTTACGTGAAGACAAATCCAAATGAACCGGTATTCGAAATGCGGGAAGTTACTCTGGGGAATTCTTCAGGCGAAACCTACCAGGTTTTGAGCGGACTGGAAAGCGGGGAAGAAATTGTTACTAATGGAACCTTTACCGTAGATGCAGCGGCACAGCTTCAGGGAAAAAGATCGATGATGAACAATCCCGAGAACCAGAAGAAGCAGGCTATGAATATGGAGATGGAACTTCCGGAAGATTTTCAGAAGAAATTTGTAAAAACTCTGGACGGTTATTTTGAACTTAAAGATGCTCTTGTGAATTCTAATGCTGCCCAGGCTATGGATGCAGCAAAGGTTTCTTTAAAAGCAATGCCTGAAGCTGATCTGCAGGGAATGGCAGGAGCTCATTTGAAAAAAGTAAAAGAAATGTTGGAGGCGATCTCCTCCAATCAGAATCTGGAAAATCAAAGAGCGCACTTTGTGATCCTGTCTGAAAATATGATCGCTATTACTGCCAATATCGACAGTATAGGTAATACAATTTACATACAGCACTGCCCAATGGCAAACTCTAATAAGGGAGCAGACTGGCTAAGCCTTTCTTCAGAAGTTAGAAATCCCTATTACGGAGATGCGATGCTAACTTGTGGGGAAGTGACAGCACAAATAGACTAA
- a CDS encoding DUF305 domain-containing protein, giving the protein MDSKHDKQEDKSGSNYTRFFLMLGLSFVAMYITMYLNTYEIDHVYFSLTRFYMTCLGIAAMAVIMLSLMLKMYKNRKKNIAIYAGSLILFVGALGLVRAQRPIIGDVLYMKAMIPHHSIAILTSRRADIDDPEVRKLADEIIKAQVKEIAEMKKLIDKLENEKK; this is encoded by the coding sequence ATGGATTCTAAACACGATAAACAGGAAGACAAGAGCGGTAGCAATTATACCAGATTCTTTTTAATGCTGGGGTTATCATTCGTAGCGATGTACATCACCATGTATTTAAATACTTATGAAATAGACCATGTATATTTTAGCCTGACTCGTTTTTATATGACCTGTCTGGGTATAGCGGCAATGGCAGTAATTATGCTTTCGCTTATGCTGAAAATGTATAAGAACAGGAAAAAGAATATCGCGATCTATGCAGGAAGTCTTATTCTTTTTGTTGGAGCGCTTGGTCTGGTACGGGCCCAGCGTCCTATCATAGGGGATGTTTTATATATGAAAGCAATGATACCGCATCATTCAATTGCGATCCTAACCAGTAGAAGAGCAGATATAGATGACCCGGAGGTAAGAAAGCTGGCAGATGAAATCATTAAAGCCCAGGTAAAGGAAATTGCAGAAATGAAGAAACTGATCGATAAACTGGAAAACGAAAAAAAGTAA